Within the candidate division KSB1 bacterium genome, the region TGTTCGCTAAAGAATTTAGTTGGGATCAATACATATAAAAATTTTCTGCCCCACCATAATGAGGGTACACCAGATTCTGGAGGAGATCAGTTCCCAACCTCTGATTTAAAAAACAAAGCAGAAGCATCACTGGTTGAAAAATTTAAATCATATCTCCATAACAATCCATCGTTGGCTAAATTTGCAATACCATTTAAAAAAGCAGGCAAAATCATATTTGGTGATACAAGGGAAACAACCCGCAGCGGCAATTGGTATGGCAACGATACAATCTGGCGCACCGTTTTGGATTTAAACAAAATTCTATTTTATGCGAATTCTGATGGCACTTTAAAAGAATATAAGCCAGAAAATAGAAAAAAATATATCACTATCGTCGATGGGATTATTGCTGGAGAAGGAAACGGTCCAGAGGCGCCAACGCCCAGACAAACTGGAGTCTTGATCGCTGGTATAAATCCCGTCGCTGTTGATGCATTTTGTGCTAAATTAATGGGGTTTGATTGGGAAAAAATACCTACTATTAAAAATGCTTTTACGATCGAACATTATCCAATTTGTGAGTTTAACTACCAAGATATTGAAGTCATTTCTTTGTTATCTAAATTTAATAGAAAATTATCTGAAATCGATCCCAGTGATTGCTTTCGTTTTGAGCCTCATTTTGGTTGGAAAGGGCATATTGAGTTATAGGATGTTAGGCAATCATGCATTATGGAAATAAAATACATAGATTATTTTATTATAATTCACCATTGATTTTTAAAAATCTTATTGCGACATTTTATGGATATATCCAAAGGAAGAAAAGATTTACAGACAATTATAAAACGCAATTAAATTTTTTAAAAGAAAGTCAGTTTTACTCGAATGAAAAGTTAAAATCATATCAATGGGAACAGACAAAAGAATTTTATAATGAGGTCATTGCTATAATTCCCTTCTATAAGTATAATGATATTTATAATATCATTACCCGGCTAAATGATCAAAATTCGCTAAGATCTTTGCCAATATTAAGCAAAGAAGAGGTAAGGAAACATATTGATAAATTATATTATCCAGATCTAAAGAAATTATCTTATCGGTGGACACATACCAGTGGCACAACGGGCAAAGCTCTTATATTTCCTTTGACAGAAAAATGCTTCCAAAGAGAATATGCCTTTCGAGCATTACATTATTTATGGGGAGGAATAAATTTAGAGAGGGGAGATAGAATTGCATTTTGCTCTGGTCATCCTGTAGCAGAACCAAACAGAAAAAAAACGCCTTTTTGGGTATATGACTATGCAAACAATCAGCTATTCTTTTCCTCTTATCATTTATCTGAAGATAATTTGAAATTTTATATTAAAGAGCTTGAAATATTCAAGCCAAAAATGTTAAGCGGCTATCCATCTTCAGTTTATTTGCTAGCGCAGGCATATAAGAAATATGGATCTGGAACATTAAAACCTAAAGCGATATACACCGCATCAGAGACATTGTTGGAATATCAGAGAAAAATAATTGAGGATGTGTTTCAATGTAAGGTTTTTGTTTGGTATGGGAACTCTGAAATGTGCTGTAATATTGTAGAATGTGAATATGGCGAATTGCATTTGAAGCTTGAACATAGCTATGTTGAAATACTTGATTCAAATAATTATCCCGTCGGACCTGGAGAAAAAGGAAGGCTAATCTGCACTGGATTTGGTAATATTGCCTTTCCTTTAATTCGATATGACATTGGTGATGAAGTCGTTTTAGCGAGTGATCAGATTTCAAAGTGTGGCAGAGGAGGGATAATAATTGAAAAAATCATTGGAAGAATTGAAGATTATATTGTAACACCTGATGGTCGATTTGTTGGTAGATTAGATCATTTATTTAAAGATAGTTTAAATGTTAGGGAAGCACAGCTAATTCAGAATTCTGTTAATGAGCTAATTATCAGAATTGTATGTAGAGAAGGTTATTCTAAAAAAGATGAAATGCTTATAGAAAAGGAAGCTCGACTTCGATTGGGTGATGAAATTAAATTGGTGTTCGATTATGTCGATCAGATTGAGCGATCTGCCAATGGAAAGTTTAGATTCGTAATATCTAATTTGAAGCACGGCTTAGCTAATGAAGTGAGTTCTAATAATTAAGTGAGCTATTGGTTTCAACAAAAAAAGCGCCTTAGCTATCTGACCCGAATGTGTCTGAACGATACCAGGGTGTTTCTGCCCGAGCATAATCTGCTGTATTCGGATAAGGCTTCCATGGCGGCCAGCGTGGAGACCCGACCGCCATTGACGGATCATCGGATCGTGGAATTCATGTTCACGCTGCAGCCGCAGTTCAGAATTCGGAAAAACATCCAAAAATTTTTACTGAAAAAAGTGGCAGAGAAATATCTGCCAAAGGAGATCGTTCATCGGCCCAAGGCGTCGTTTGGCACGCCGCTGCGCTCCTGGATTCGAGGGCCATTAAAAGAGATGATCGATGATTATTTATCGTTTGAATCCATCCAGCGCCGAGGATTGTATGATCCGAACTATGTGCGCACCAAAATCCAATTGGATCGTGAGGGCAAAGAGGACAATGCGCATCTGATCTGGCAGTTGTTGACCAATGAGGTTTGGTTTCGGACTTTCTTTAATGCGTAGCGCAAGCAGATGGATGCATGTTCTAAGGATATTTTGTGGATGAAAGGGCAATAGAAGTAAAGAATTGGATCATTGGAGTGATGGAGTAGTGGAGCAATGAGCATTCCAGCGCTGCCATCGGCCATTACTCTATTTTACCCTGCGAAATCCGAAGAAATCTTGG harbors:
- a CDS encoding DUF362 domain-containing protein, whose protein sequence is MNIDTRAFLEYCDSYQQLKVDLIIKKWSQLFKNAIHPNDTIVIKPNWIAHSHKYNKNEWQSVITHPAVITAVLKIVLDQLNGNGRVIITDGPQTDSSWAKLMKIMQPQQWIEMGKKAGVGVEVLDLREDEWESQGDVIVSRRKLPGDPLGSTECDLKNYSEFINHRASKKGYYGADYNKSETNEAHSNGHHRYKVSRSVIEADVFINLPKLKTHKKAGITCSLKNLVGINTYKNFLPHHNEGTPDSGGDQFPTSDLKNKAEASLVEKFKSYLHNNPSLAKFAIPFKKAGKIIFGDTRETTRSGNWYGNDTIWRTVLDLNKILFYANSDGTLKEYKPENRKKYITIVDGIIAGEGNGPEAPTPRQTGVLIAGINPVAVDAFCAKLMGFDWEKIPTIKNAFTIEHYPICEFNYQDIEVISLLSKFNRKLSEIDPSDCFRFEPHFGWKGHIEL
- a CDS encoding asparagine synthase C-terminal domain-containing protein — protein: MSYWFQQKKRLSYLTRMCLNDTRVFLPEHNLLYSDKASMAASVETRPPLTDHRIVEFMFTLQPQFRIRKNIQKFLLKKVAEKYLPKEIVHRPKASFGTPLRSWIRGPLKEMIDDYLSFESIQRRGLYDPNYVRTKIQLDREGKEDNAHLIWQLLTNEVWFRTFFNA